The sequence below is a genomic window from Glycine max cultivar Williams 82 chromosome 20, Glycine_max_v4.0, whole genome shotgun sequence.
CTCATAAGTTGGCTATTGAGCCTGGTAGCCCTCATATTTTTTATACCTGTGGTGAAGATGGATTAGTGCAGCGTGTGAGTCATTCATTTCTTTCctactttttttgttattttatttattgtttatccTCTCACTAAGTGTTTTCTTTTGACAGTTTGATCTGAGAACTGGGGCTGCAACAGAACTTTTTACATGCCAGCCAATCAAGGATAGGTGGAGTTACATGCCAGTCATCCATCTTAATGCAATTGCAATTGATCCAAGGAACCCTAATCTCTTTGCGGTTGCTGGCTCTGATGAGTATGCTCGACTTTATGATATTCGCAAGTATAAATGGGACGGATCAACTGATTTTGGTCAACCAACCAACTTCTTTTGCCCTCCACACTTGATTGGCGATCAGCAAGTTGGAATAACAGGCTTGGCCTTTTCTGAACTAAGAGAGCTGCTTGTGTCATACAATGATGagcttatttatctttttaccCAAGATATGGGTTTGGGACCAAACCCCCCTGATCCTGTGTCTCCTAAATCTATGAACAGTGATGCAAGTGAAATTGGATTTAGTCATGGATCTGTGTCATCTCAATCCAAGATGGATGCTGATGAGAAAGTCACCCCGCAAGTTTTTAAGGGACACAGGAATTGTGAGACGGTGAAGGGTGTTAACTTTTTTGGACCTAAATGTGAGTATGTGGTGAGTGGGTCAGATTGTGGTCGGATTTTCatatggaaaaagaaaagtggTCAGCTTATTCGTGTCATGGAAGCAGATAAGTATGTTGTGAACTGCATTGAGTCTCATCCTCATACAATGGTTCTTGCCAGCAGTGGTATTGAGCATGACATCAAGATATGGACTCCAAAGGCCCTCGAGAAAGCTACTTTGCCCAAAAATATTGAGCAGGTATGAATTCAGTCTCTTGACTTAATTATTGCGAGTCAGAACTTAAAAGCACAGAATGATATTATTACATGTGGACGATGCCTTTTATGTGTAGAAGCTAGTTATGTGTTTAAATCTTACTGGGAGTTTCTATAAAaacttcatatatataaaatatattatagcaTACTATAATATATTATCATAAGAACCCAAATACATATTGCGAAGATATCATCCAAAGCTTTTTCTGGCCCTGATTCCTCCATCTGCCCCTAGCTGTCCCTCAATCTCAATCAGTCGAAAGCCAAAAGTCTGATGTTATATTGTCATCTAAAGCATAAATTCAATTCTTTGCAAATTCTGGACCCTTATCCACCCATTACTATTTAATGATGGATCCTCTGTGAATTATCGATTTATCAGACTTTATTGTTTTGATCATGTAATCAGAATTGTGTGAATCGCGATTCGATTCTTACGTTCGATGTGATTCAGAAATGCAGCCATGTAGATTGCATGCTGAATTGTTTTTGGTCCTGGATCACACTGAATCCTATCCTGGGTTAATTGCTTGAATCACAGAAAAATTGCATGTTGCTGTGCTCTGAACCAAGTGGATTATGCCTAATCTTAAGTTAGATTGTGTGCAACCTTGTTAGGAACCCAtattagaaaatagaaagaaaagaaagatggcATTTCTTGATTGCAAAAGAACTGAAAATAGAAGAGATAACCCTCCCCTCCAAGGGTTTCCCCTTCACAGAGAGCAAAACTCAGTTCTCAAATGATGCAAGATAGAATGCCTCTTCCCTTACATCCTCCTCCTATTTATTTTCCTCTCAAATCCCCCCTAACTGACTAACCCTTCTACTAGCTATCCAAGTTTTATGTCATTGAGGTCAAAGTTGTACTTTTCAATGCTTACTATCTAGTTCAGTTATTGCTAAGGGCCAAGGCAATATTCAATAATTTTGGCTGAGAGGAGGAATATGTGCTAGCAAAGGGATATATGAAGAGCGATTTATTAAAGATTATGGTGTTAAGGgccaaatatttatattttatgtcaATGTGCTGGGCATGATATGAAATCCTAGGTAGGAACTATTAAAATATGATGGCTGTTAGAATATCTCTTctgtgaataattttttttcccaaattAGTTTTGTGGTTGGAGCTCATGAAATAATCtccataaaggaaaaaaaaaaactgtttttctGAGATCTCTGGTCAGGGAAGTTCATTTGGGGATTCTTGGTGGAGAAGTGTTTGAAATAGTAGACTGAACTGGACCTTTTGGAGTTTTGACCATGATAACTGGGAACTAATTCTGTCATTCCTCCTAAGTTAACGCaccatgaatcagaaatctgtcaAATATCCTATTTAAGAAATACACATAACTGCCTTACAGCATATCATATGATTGTCCAAGAGTTACTGACCGCCACACATAACTATTCTATCAgaattaataattgtttttattgagAACCATTGTGAGCAGTACTGCAGGAAACTTCTGAACCAGTACTGACTTGGTTGGAACATTTCACATTTGGATAGTATGGCAAATTGGCAAGCTTGTATGCTGCCACATCATTATAAGGCTGTGTGATTTGTCTTGTCTGGAAAATGAGTAAAACTGGTACCAGTCAGAGGCTTGAAAATGCTGCCTGAGGGGAGCTGGCTGGATCCTCAATTGGGTGCATTATTGTGAATGCAAAGCATGATAAATGATTTGTCACAAACGATTTTATGAAAGAGCATGGTATacatttttaaacatttatctACCTAAGATATTTACTCTGATTTAAAAAACTTctactaaaagaaaaattttcatATGCTGGTCTAGGA
It includes:
- the LOC100791300 gene encoding DDB1- and CUL4-associated factor 8, which gives rise to MNKRKALPDLCNREVGHLSPRNFALRLGSSEDLVLRLQLLRNLQKHRGCVNAVSFNADGDILVSGSDDCGIILWDWETGRIRLSFHSGHSNNVFQAKIMPHSDDRTIVTCAADGQVRHAQLLENGRVETKCLAKHQGRAHKLAIEPGSPHIFYTCGEDGLVQRFDLRTGAATELFTCQPIKDRWSYMPVIHLNAIAIDPRNPNLFAVAGSDEYARLYDIRKYKWDGSTDFGQPTNFFCPPHLIGDQQVGITGLAFSELRELLVSYNDELIYLFTQDMGLGPNPPDPVSPKSMNSDASEIGFSHGSVSSQSKMDADEKVTPQVFKGHRNCETVKGVNFFGPKCEYVVSGSDCGRIFIWKKKSGQLIRVMEADKYVVNCIESHPHTMVLASSGIEHDIKIWTPKALEKATLPKNIEQKPKAKGWMYRIAYPEDLMQLISLPRRRVRTESNGENSSTDRDLLQLILTFNANSDSSNEDDDDGDTTSQDDLFS